The Populus alba chromosome 4, ASM523922v2, whole genome shotgun sequence genome contains a region encoding:
- the LOC118055110 gene encoding EID1-like F-box protein 2 yields the protein MILTKQYRCIHSSSCQCTKGHLSEDVIFLVFQQLNWNPKFIATLSCVCKWFDDLAKRVLWKEFCRTRAPKMMLDLQSSGSHSVDGNWRALGKLLIYCSGCTKGGLFNNINIPGHFVYRTRFSRTSGKSFLLPQCRTDVLYVSDPCEHLDQGDEGDVGFFRGIFKSFSMSKVRKMLIKRKAQLHPTEVCPYCKAKLWSMQQAEMIPQSASCRLGAYDDCIEYYVCLNGHMLGICTLLPLSDSEEASELE from the coding sequence ATGATTTTAACAAAGCAATATCGTTGTATACACTCCTCGAGTTGTCAATGCACAAAAGGGCATCTAAGTGAAGACgtgatttttttagtatttcaaCAGCTGAACTGGAACCCTAAGTTCATTGCTACTTTGTCCTGTGTATGCAAATGGTTTGATGATCTTGCCAAGCGAGTGTTATGGAAGGAGTTTTGCCGAACAAGGGCTCCAAAGATGATGCTTGATCTGCAATCTAGTGGAAGTCACAGTGTTGATGGGAATTGGAGGGCACTTGGGAAACTGCTTATTTACTGTTCAGGATGTACAAAGGGTGGCCTGTTCAATAACATTAACATCCCTGGTCATTTTGTTTATAGGACTCGGTTTTCTAGGACTTCTGGGAAGAGCTTTCTTTTGCCACAATGCAGGACAGATGTATTATACGTGTCTGATCCCTGTGAACATCTTGACCAGGGGGATGAAGGGGATGTGGGGTTTTTTCGAGGAATTTTCAAGTCATTTTCAATGTCGAAGGTTCGGAAAATGCTAATTAAAAGGAAGGCCCAGCTTCACCCCACAGAGGTGTGTCCTTACTGTAAGGCGAAGTTGTGGAGTATGCAGCAAGCTGAAATGATACCACAGAGTGCCAGCTGCAGACTAGGTGCCTATGATGACTGCATTGAGTATTATGTGTGCCTCAATGGACACATGCTTGGAATATGCACTCTCCTACCTTTGTCTGATTCAGAAGAGGCCTCTGAGTTGGAATGA